From Columba livia isolate bColLiv1 breed racing homer chromosome 5, bColLiv1.pat.W.v2, whole genome shotgun sequence, one genomic window encodes:
- the LOC106145957 gene encoding inositol 1,4,5-trisphosphate receptor-interacting protein-like 1 has protein sequence MAFLDVFLVIWQILTLNVQSVGYEPDEETCERMEQRVEMLNREMTRLCQEVEERSREQSNQEQSNQEQSGFAWASLLHSALQHWHCWAIAGVLVLLLGLCWWLRKRSREPERGANDLRRLLARHIQRPVQNWDRESEAVKYLVERFILLFKCVFFDPWYHVLEDAIEVGSAFEGWSPRQEDITYRLLVLLKPPRGHTFHLEPSHLGPVRNFCVRVDLVCTCEMERPAGETRCFLHDHEEEQWRNEGPSILHDLCTDSYLDVQKIARCFQDMLRHSWRILPESATHRLTVLPSDRSCKFQVTQGGGKRLFIELMFGVRQGDSDIFVSSQNTEAAYTPSTMWPESYAVAEMKFFRHIARHAQPDSIHLRCLQLCARSLLDTDFSTRTLKTVVMHLLSTIPPTDWGRRDLLERLEDILQYLQSCLEEGRLNHFFIGNENVPEEIILPQALRTAEPLNLFRHLEQDSDACENAWLEFLMLQRRLRTLVLQGR, from the coding sequence ATGGCTTTTTTGGACGTTTTCTTGGTGATTTGGCAAATTCTTACGCTGAACGTGCAGTCGGTCGGCTATGAGCCGGACGAGGAGACGTGCGAGCGCATGGAGCAGCGTGTGGAGATGCTGAACCGGGAGATGACTCGGCTGTGCCAGGAGGTAGAGGAGAGGAGCCGCGAGCAGAGCAACCAGGAGCAGAGCAACCAGGAGCAGAGCGGCTTTGCCTGGGCATCCCTGCTCCATTCTGCCTTGCAGCACTGGCACTGCTGGGCCATTGCTGGAGTCCTGGTCCTGCTCTTGGGGCTCTGCTGGTGGCTCAGGAAACGGAGCCGTGAGCCAGAGAGAGGTGCAAACGACCTGCGAAGGCTTTTGGCGCGGCACATCCAGAGGCCAGTTCAGAACTGGGACAGAGAGAGCGAGGCTGTTAAGTACCTGGTGGAAAGATTCATCTTGCTCTTCAAGTGTGTCTTCTTCGATCCCTGGTACCACGTGCTGGAAGATGCCATTGAGGTGGGCAGCGCCTTCGAAGGCTGGAGTCCCCGTCAAGAAGACATCACCTACCGCCTGCTTGTGCTCCTGAAGCCCCCCCGTGGACACACTTTCCACCTGGAGCCGAGCCACCTGGGGCCGGTGAGGAACTTTTGCGTCCGTGTGGACTTGGTGTGTACCTGTGAGATGGAGCGGCCGGCAGGAGAGACACGTTGCTTCCTCCACGACCACGAGGAGGAGCAGTGGAGGAACGAGGGCCCCAGCATCCTACACGACCTCTGCACTGACTCCTACCTAGATGTGCAGAAAATTGCCCGCTGTTTCCAGGACATGCTGAGACATTCCTGGAGGATTCTGCCGGAGTCAGCCACACACCGCCTAACAGTGCTGCCCTCCGACCGCTCCTGCAAATTCCAGGTGACACAAGGCGGGGGGAAAAGGCTCTTCATTGAGTTGATGTTTGGGGTGAGGCAGGGCGACTCGGACATCTTCGTGAGCAGCCAGAATACAGAGGCCGCCTACACACCAAGCACCATGTGGCCAGAGAGCTACGCTGTGGCAGAGATGAAGTTCTTCAGGCATATTGCCAGGCACGCACAGCCTGACAGCATCCACCTCAGATGCCTGCAGCTCTGCGCCCGCAGCCTGCTGGACACAGACTTTTCCACTCGTACGTTAAAGACCGTCGTGATGCACCTGCTGAGCACCATACCCCCGACAGACTGGGGCAGGAGGGATCTCTTGGAGCGGCTGGAGGACATTCTGCAGtacctgcagagctgcctggagGAGGGACGCCTGAACCACTTCTTCATTGGCAACGAGAACGTGCCTGAAGAGATCATCTTGCCCCAGGCTTTGCGAACGGCTGAACCGCTCAACCTCTTCCGCCACCTGGAGCAGGATTCTGATGCCTGTGAGAACGCGTGGCTTGAGTTTCTGATGCTGCAACGTCGGCTTCGTACACTGGTGCTCCAGGGACGCTGA